AttgtttccatctctctgctgacATTACCTATCTAGTCTTGCACGTTGTCTAATCTTTCCGCTAAAGCCAGTCTATCCAGGAGTTTCTGCTTTGGGTGAGCAGCTCTCAGGTGCTGTGTCTCCCTGGATGTGCCTGTCTCTTCAGAGCAGGGTGCCAGTTTGTCTGGGAGCCTCAGTTCTCTGATGGGCCCATGAAAGGCTGCTGGTTTGCCACGCGCCCTGCTATTCTTTGCTGTAAGCATGGGAGTGGTGACTGCCAAGCACGTCACATGACACCAGTTGAAGTTGTGGAACTTCAGAGCCAGGCTCCTAAAGCGTGACTTCCAATCCACCTTCTGTACAGGTTTCCTTAAAAAAATGGGGTGCGCgaccggcacagtggctcactcctgtaattccagcactttgggaggcctaggtgagaggatgatttgaaatcaggagttcaaagaccaacctggccaacatagtgagaccctgtctctattaaataaataaatgaaataaaaataaataggctgaGTGAGACACAGGGGCTCCAGTCTTCCTCTGATGTCCCAGCTCTCAGAACAAGGTTGCTttgcttgcttttccttttataaGCACCATGTGTTAGGCAACTGCTTAGGTGGTTCCCTGAGGTATTCATGCTCCTACGTGACACCCTCCTCTGCATGGGGCCAACCCAGTGACTGTTTCTCATGAGCTGAGCCTGGAAAGCATGAAGCACAGCTCTGATCTTGTCAGTCTCTCATTGGCTCCTGCAACAAATGACCACAAGCTAAGTGGCTTTTACAACAGCGGAAGTTTATTCCTTCACagctctggaagccagaagtccaaaatcactTTTAAtgggctgaaatcaaggcattggcaggTCCAGGCTCCCTCGCATGGCTCCTGGAGAGAATCTGTTCCTTGTTTCTGGCACCTCTGGTGGCTCCGGCGTTACTTGGCTTGTGATTGCATCACGTCCACTTTCAGGGCCCCATCTTCATCTCTGCTCCATCTTCCCATGGCCCTCTCTTCTGTGTGGCACCACatttccttctgcctccctcttacaAAGATGCATGTGGCCAGgtatgctggctcatgcctgtcatcccagcactttgagaggccaaggcaggagggtcgcttgaggccaggagttcaagaccagcctggccaacacagagaccctgtctctgttgtatttatttaattatttttgagatagggtctcattttgtcacctaggttagagtgcagtggtgcgatcctggctcactgcagcctcaacctcctgggctcaagcaatccttccacctcaggagtaggtgggactacaggtgcacaccaccatgcccagataatttttctatcttttgtagagatgaggtcttgccatgttgctcaggctggtatcgaactcctgggttcaagagatttacccaactcaggctcccaaagtgctgggattacaggtgtgagccacagtgttTAGGACCCACTCGGATAATCCAGGACAATCTCTctatctcaagatctttaatgacatccaaaaaaaaaaatactgttttcccaTACGAGGTAATATTTACAGGTTGCCTGGATTAGGACTTCATGGCTTTATAAGGGCCATTTTCCAGCTGTGCATGGCTTGGTGGGCTTCTCTTGTTTGTAGGAAGCGCAGTacctgcaatgagctgtgattggcTGATGTAGACTGGGGTGGACTCCAGACAGGTGGTGCTGGAAAAGGTACAAACTCACTCTGCGGTCATCAACTCACCTTTCGGGGTGCCTCTGAGGGGTGAGGCCTGTGGAGTGAGGTCCAAGCATGCCAGATTTTGTCCACTGAGCCAGGCTCCTGGAGGCCCTGACAGATGCAGCTCCAGGCCCCAGGCTGCACAATTTGCCCCATGCTTCCACAGCCTCTGGATTTAGGATAACCGAGGCCAGCGTCTGGGACCCCAGTGCTCCAGTGAGGGTCAAGGAAGCCCGGAGCTTACTCCAACCTCCCGGGCAGAGAGGACGGAAGATCCCAAAGGCCCCAAGGTTCGGGGAAGGGCGCGGCTGAGCAGGAGCAGCTGCTTTTCTCTCCCAGGCTTCCTGCTGTGCCTTTTACTACCCTCTACCTTCCTGGTGCTGGGGCTCCGAAGGGCTGGCTCTAAAGAAGTCCCAACGCCAGCCTGGGGGCGCAAGGAGGGAGCAGCCTGTTTCGATTGTCGATTGTCGGAGACTTGCTTCTAGTTAGGTGGTAACTGTCCTTATGATCCCCCACAAAACCAGCCAGGCAGGGGGCAGAGAGCCAGGCTCGTGGAGAAGAGGCCGCTGCTGGAGGGGAAGCAACCCTGAGCGTGGACCCCTCAACCTTGTCCCTTACCCGTGCACCCCTCGCCTCACACCCTCGCGGCCCTCATCCACGCGTCCCTCACCCTACACCCACCCACCCGTCACTCGTTcgcccctcacccctcacccgcgcgcccctcacccctcaccccccacccctcacccgcGCACCCCTCACCCGTGcgcccctcacccctcaccctcGCACCCCTCAACCCTCACCCCCCACTCCTCACCCGCGCGCCCCCCCACTCCTCACCCGCGCGCCTTCACCCCTGACCCGCGCCCCCTCACACCCCTCACCCGCGcgccccccacccctcacccgcGCGCCCCCACCCCTCACCCGCGCGCCCCCACCCCCCTCACCCGCGcgccccccacccctcacccgcGCGCGCCCCCCCCCTCACCCGCGCGCCCCCACCCCTCACCCGCGCGCCCCCACCCCTCACCCGCGcgccccccacccctcacccgcgcgcccccacccctcacccgcgcgccctcacccctcacccgcgcgccctcacccctcacccgcgcgcccccaccccctcacccGCGCGcgcccctcacccctcacccgcgcgccctcacccctcacccgcgccccctcacccctcacccgcgCGCCcgccctcacccctcacccctcacccctcacccgcgCCCCCTCACACCCCTCACCCGCGCCCCCCCTCAACCCTCACCCGCgcccccctcacccctcacccgcgCGCTCTCACCCCTCACCCGCGCCCCCTCACCCCCCCTCACccgcgccccccacccccacccgcgCCCCCTCACTCCCCCTGACCCGCgccccctcacccctcacccgcgCGCCCTCaaccctcacccctcacccctcacccgcgccccccccacccctcacccgcGCGCCCTCACCCGCCGCGCCCCCTCACCCCTGACCCGCgccccctcacccctcacccgcgcgccctcacccctcacccgcgccccctcacccctcacccctcacccgcgCCCCCTCAACCCTCACCCGCgccccctcacccctcacccgcgCGCTCTCACCCCTCACCCGCGCgcccccccacccctcacccgcgcccctccccctcacccctcacccgcgCGCCCTCaaccctcacccctcacccctcacccgcgcccccccacccctcacccgcGCGCCCCACACCCGCGCCCCCTCACCCCTGACCCGCGCCCCCTCACCCCTGACCCGCgccccctcacccctcacccgcgccccctcacccctcacccgcgccccctcacccctcacccgcgcccctcacccctcacccgcgTGCCCCTCGCTCTTCAGTCCTCACCCGCGCGGGCCAAGAGGGTCCCGGGCGAGGGCAGCTCCCTGCGGGTGGGTGCGGGGCTCCGAGTGGGCTCGGCCTGCGAGGTCGGCAGCAGGGCCCAGGCTCCACACACGCCTGGCCTCGGAGTCTGTCTTGAGGCTCAGGAGCTGCCTTTTCTGCAAATAGGCGCCCAACGGTTCAGCCCTGAGAACTGCACGGGGATGGGGGGAGGTCGCCCCGCGTGTCTTCAGCGACAGCGACCATGGCCACAACCACGATGATGACAACGGCCACGGTGACGGCCGCGCGTCCAGCCGGCCCCCCGGTGACGGCCCCGAAGCATCTGCTCGCGGGGCGCTTGCATTGGAGCGGAGATCCGCGCGGGGCGCTACGTTTCCCGAGACCCTGGCCGCCCCCGGGCGCTGCAAACTCCCGCCGGGTGCCCGGGTCTCCTGGGTCAGGACGGAGCTGGACGAGACTCTTTCCCGGGCGCCCGCGTTCAGGACACGCACGATGGGAACGTCCGGACCCTGCCGCCCCCGCCCTCCAGGACCACGCCCTCCGCTAGGATGGCCGCGCGCCGGGACGGCTGGAGACTGGTTCACGCTGGAGACGGGTTCATGTGGGCGCCAGGCCTGAGGGACCGGCCCCGCCCGGCTGGTATTTCCCGACCGGGCGGGAGAAGCCACGGTCCCCCGCCGCCCCGACAGCCCCGGCTCCCGGCCCCGCCTCGGCCAACCCTACCCCGCGCGCTCTAGGACCCGGCGGCGCCGCCCGACAGCTCCGGCGTGGGCGGGGCCCGGCATTGTGACGCCGCGGGGCGGGGTTTCCCGGCGCCGGAGCGGACGGACGCTGAGACGCGCGCGGTTAAGCGGCGCGGGGACGCGGGGCGCAGGGCGCTGGGCTAGGGGCGCAGGTAAGGAACGCGGGGGCGGCGCGGGGTCCTGGCGGGGCGGCCTAGGGCGGCCGAGGACGCGGGGCCAGGGCAGTTGGCCGCTGCCCCCAGTCCCTCGGCTTGGTCCTGTGGGTCACCGGCCCGGCACCCCCTCCCACGAGCCGTGCGCCCCATCCTGGGCCTGCGCCCCCTCCCACGAGCCGTGCGCCCCATCCTGGGCCTGCgccccctcccccgaccccatcCCGGGACACGCGTGGACTCCCGCCGGCTAAGCGCACCCGGGCGGTGACACCAGGGGCTGCGCCCGTCCTCGACCCCGACCCTGGGAACCCTCCCCAGCCCCCGCCGGGTGCGTGTCGGGACCCCCAGACACCCCCGCGCCCCGGTCGCCCACGCTCTGCCTCGGGTCCTGCGGCCGGCGCGGGTCGGGTCGGGTCGGGTCCTTGCGCGCCGGCCCACCCTCCCTGGCGGGACTCCAGCCGCTCCCCGCTCCCCGCAGGCTCCGAGGCCGCAGGAGCGCGCGGAGCGGCGATGAGCAGGCGGCCGGTGGCCCGCGGGGCGCGGAGCTGGTGACAGCCTCGGCCAGGCGGGCGCTGCGATGGAGGCCGAGGGCCTGGACTGGCTTCTGGTGCCACTGCACCAGTTGGTGTCCTGGGGCGCGGCCGCGGCCATGGTCTTCGGAGGGGTGGTGCCCTACGTCCCGCAGTACCGGGACATCCGCAGGACGCAGAACGCCGACGGGTTCTCCACCTACGTGTGCCTGGTGCTGCTGGTAGCCAACATTTTGCGGATACTCTTCTGGTAAGTTGGGGGTTTGCTTTCCTGGGCTGCGCTCGGAGAAGAGGGTTTCTCCTTTGGAGTTTCTGGTTGAGTCCGGGGGAGCAGCAGGTTCCACACCTCCTGGCTGGGCCAGCGTCCTGCTCTGCCGTCGATGGGGTACGTGGCTGCAGGCGAGTCACTTCTTAGGGTGagattattttttacagaaaaacGGTGGGATTGGAGAATAGAATCTCAGAGAAAATCTCCAGATCTGCCTTCTCGCATAATGCCCCGCACGGGTGCTTAGCAGGGACCTCTCTGCTGGGCAATGGTCTAGGCCTGCCCGTAGAGAGGAGCCGTTCCTGCCCACCTTTCTCATGTTGTGTcgtttttctttattgttttgagaaagggtcttgctctgtggtccaggctgaagtgcatgaTGTGAtgacagcttactgcagcctccacgtTCCTGGGCTtgggcgatcctcccacctcagcctcccaagtagctgggaccacaggtgtaccaccacacctagctaattgtttttttgtattttttgtagagacggggggtttcactatgttgcccaggctggtctcgaactcctggcctcaagcattcctccccactgggcctctgaaagtgctgggattacaggctgagccacggcgcctggcctgcCTTATTTAAATAGGAAGTCACGCTCTCCGGAGACTGTCTTGTTCCTCTCAGGCCAACTTCCTCTTTGTATTTGCGTTAGGCTGAggaaattgaaattaattttaacagtTGTTGAAGCCAGACATAATTGGGAGAATGAGTTTTTGGAGAAAATGAAGAGGTCTCACAGCTGCA
The nucleotide sequence above comes from Macaca thibetana thibetana isolate TM-01 chromosome 18, ASM2454274v1, whole genome shotgun sequence. Encoded proteins:
- the SLC66A2 gene encoding solute carrier family 66 member 2 isoform X2, with translation MEAEGLDWLLVPLHQLVSWGAAAAMVFGGVVPYVPQYRDIRRTQNADGFSTYVCLVLLVANILRILFWFGRRFESPLLWQSAIMILTMLLMLKLCTEVRVANELNARRRSFAASRWCSCGPVATPSRRPTSC